A window from Rhizosphaericola mali encodes these proteins:
- a CDS encoding nucleotide sugar dehydrogenase gives MDKICVVGLGYVGYPLLIALSRYYKVIGIDINEDRVKILNKRLENLDNVEYKIELQTYINTNDSSIYIVTVPTPVDNFYKPNLMHLISASKMIGNFLKKGDLIIYESTVYPGCTEEVCVKELENISGLKLNSDFEIGYSPERINPGDSNHTLENTIKIVSGSNPNALNRVKKIYDKIVDAGVYEAASIKIAEAAKVIENAQRDVNISFVNELALIFDRMGIDTNDVIDAASTKWNFMPFRPGLVGGHCISVDPYYLTYKAQELGYSPDVILSGRRINNEMPQFVVSKVVKLLAQRDIIIQKSKILILGFSFKENCDDFRNTRVADMYEEFLEFGVNVMIVDPLVDSEDVKKNYGIEIKNDLKMTEKYDAIILAVAHDNFRKIDLDELKREKNSIIFDTKNFYKRENVTARL, from the coding sequence ATGGATAAAATTTGCGTAGTCGGATTAGGATATGTTGGTTATCCTTTGCTTATTGCACTATCTAGGTATTACAAAGTCATAGGCATAGATATTAATGAAGATAGAGTCAAAATATTAAATAAAAGATTAGAAAACTTAGATAATGTTGAATATAAAATAGAATTACAAACTTATATTAATACAAATGATTCTAGTATTTATATTGTAACAGTTCCTACTCCTGTTGATAATTTTTATAAGCCAAATTTAATGCATTTAATAAGTGCTTCTAAAATGATTGGCAATTTTTTAAAAAAGGGGGACTTAATTATTTATGAATCAACTGTATATCCTGGGTGTACTGAAGAAGTTTGTGTTAAAGAATTGGAGAATATTTCTGGATTAAAATTGAATAGTGATTTTGAGATTGGATATTCTCCCGAAAGAATAAATCCTGGCGATTCAAATCATACATTGGAGAACACAATAAAGATTGTCAGTGGCTCCAATCCAAATGCGCTTAATCGTGTAAAAAAAATATATGATAAAATAGTGGATGCAGGAGTTTATGAAGCAGCCTCAATTAAAATTGCAGAAGCTGCAAAAGTTATCGAAAATGCACAGAGAGATGTAAATATTTCTTTTGTGAATGAGTTAGCCTTAATATTTGATCGAATGGGGATAGATACAAATGATGTTATTGATGCCGCATCTACGAAATGGAATTTTATGCCATTTAGACCCGGATTAGTTGGTGGACATTGCATAAGTGTTGATCCTTATTATTTAACATATAAAGCTCAAGAATTAGGCTATTCTCCAGATGTGATATTATCTGGACGGAGAATTAATAATGAGATGCCTCAATTTGTCGTGAGTAAAGTAGTTAAATTATTAGCCCAGAGGGATATCATTATTCAAAAATCGAAAATTCTTATTTTAGGATTTTCATTTAAGGAAAATTGCGATGATTTTAGAAACACTAGGGTTGCTGATATGTACGAAGAGTTTTTAGAATTTGGCGTAAATGTAATGATCGTTGATCCTTTGGTGGATAGTGAAGATGTTAAAAAAAATTACGGCATTGAAATAAAAAACGATTTAAAAATGACTGAAAAGTATGATGCTATAATACTCGCTGTTGCTCATGATAATTTCAGAAAAATAGATTTGGACGAATTAAAAAGAGAAAAGAATAGTATTATTTTTGATACAAAAAATTTTTACAAAAGGGAGAATGTTACTGCAAGATTGTAG
- a CDS encoding ABC transporter ATP-binding protein: MISFIKKYFKNFTYFFKYLRYRIFVIMGLTLSFGLMDGLGLTMFLPLFQIAADKTEKGTNTISKNSNNVVSIFQKLHIEFTLFNMLIIMVLFFVFKGIFYYIKGMYDAKASRFFIIKIRKGIIGKFSNLNYKYFVTSDFGRIQNLMTNEVNNLLFGFREYLNVLQNFVMIVVYVSFAFVLNPQFCLLIIIGGALFNLIFQKIYKVSKDASRRLVVAGNDYQGRIIQFVNNFKYLKATGLVRKYAQKINYNIEEIETINLKIGKINAFTNAIREPILILVVASVILFQVNVLNGKLSTIIISLLFFYRALASVTNFQGSYNNFIGKIGTMENIAAFEDELDANMEVYSSKEFSKFKSNLELKNYSFSYGNTTILNNINLKINKNQTIAFVGESGSGKTTLVNVLTGLLNSSDGYFIDEIPLTKLDVVSFQSRIGYISQESVIFNDSIFNNVTLWGGDSIEVKERFNEAIKKSQLWDLVNGLEMKENTLLGNNGINLSGGQKQRVSIARELYKNIDILILDEATSALDSETEKYIQENIDSLKGKYTIVIIAHRLATIKNVDEVVLMSKGEIIDKDSFENLKIKSPKFKQMVDLQEV, translated from the coding sequence ATGATTTCATTTATAAAGAAATATTTTAAAAATTTTACTTATTTTTTTAAGTATTTACGATATCGCATATTTGTTATTATGGGATTGACATTGTCCTTTGGTTTAATGGATGGATTAGGACTCACTATGTTTTTACCACTATTTCAAATAGCTGCAGATAAGACAGAAAAGGGGACAAATACCATATCTAAAAATTCTAACAATGTAGTCTCAATTTTTCAAAAATTACATATTGAATTTACCTTATTTAATATGTTGATAATAATGGTATTGTTTTTTGTCTTCAAAGGGATATTTTATTATATCAAAGGGATGTATGATGCGAAAGCGTCTAGGTTTTTTATCATCAAAATAAGGAAAGGAATTATTGGAAAATTTTCAAATTTGAACTACAAATATTTTGTTACTTCGGATTTTGGTCGTATTCAAAACTTAATGACCAATGAGGTCAATAATTTATTATTTGGTTTTCGTGAATATTTGAATGTTTTACAAAATTTTGTAATGATTGTAGTATATGTATCTTTTGCCTTTGTATTAAATCCTCAATTTTGTTTACTAATTATAATAGGCGGCGCTTTATTCAATTTAATTTTTCAAAAAATATATAAAGTGTCTAAAGATGCATCTCGGAGGTTGGTAGTTGCGGGTAATGATTATCAAGGAAGGATTATTCAATTTGTTAATAATTTTAAATATTTGAAAGCGACTGGGCTTGTTAGAAAATATGCTCAAAAGATAAATTATAATATAGAAGAAATTGAAACTATAAATCTGAAAATTGGAAAAATTAATGCATTTACAAATGCAATAAGGGAACCTATTTTAATTTTAGTAGTAGCTTCAGTTATATTATTTCAAGTGAATGTATTGAATGGAAAATTAAGTACAATAATAATTAGTTTATTATTTTTCTATAGAGCATTGGCTAGTGTTACTAATTTTCAAGGCTCTTACAATAATTTTATTGGGAAGATTGGTACTATGGAAAATATAGCAGCATTTGAAGATGAATTAGATGCAAATATGGAAGTCTATTCATCAAAGGAATTTTCGAAATTCAAAAGTAACTTAGAATTAAAAAATTATTCATTTAGCTATGGAAATACGACTATATTAAATAATATAAATCTTAAAATTAACAAGAATCAAACAATTGCCTTCGTTGGAGAGTCCGGTAGTGGTAAAACTACTTTAGTAAATGTTTTAACTGGTCTATTAAATAGTAGCGATGGATATTTTATTGATGAAATTCCGCTTACTAAGCTTGATGTTGTTTCGTTTCAATCCAGAATTGGATATATTTCGCAAGAGTCTGTGATCTTTAATGATTCTATTTTTAATAATGTTACTTTATGGGGAGGAGACTCAATCGAGGTAAAAGAGAGATTTAATGAAGCAATAAAAAAATCTCAGCTTTGGGATTTGGTAAACGGATTAGAAATGAAAGAAAATACTCTATTAGGTAATAATGGTATAAATTTAAGTGGGGGCCAAAAACAAAGAGTTTCAATAGCTAGAGAATTGTATAAAAATATAGATATTTTAATATTAGATGAGGCGACTTCAGCACTCGATTCAGAGACTGAAAAATATATACAAGAAAATATTGACTCACTAAAAGGCAAATATACTATAGTAATTATTGCTCACAGATTAGCAACAATAAAAAATGTGGATGAAGTTGTGTTGATGAGTAAAGGTGAAATTATTGACAAAGATTCTTTTGAAAATTTAAAAATTAAATCTCCTAAGTTTAAACAAATGGTAGATCTTCAAGAAGTGTGA
- a CDS encoding GumC family protein yields the protein MNSSIEKQNSIELKTIFYKYFRYWYIIIAFLILALTITHYYLKYSTPIFEINSRLLVNSNTNSSGGLQGTQEVFSNLGAGINAVPNLADEIEIIKTRYMIGKVVDSLKLNITYIVHGNIKTSELYDKSPLKIHLVSPIDSFQYSSVPIQLEEKTWQKQFFITKNDNEKLAYNYYDTIHYKNLTFYCTPNVIFGHFEQQMNVEINTRDNAIDGYLNAVNVTQLDAASVLKMTMQSPVPKKGEDILNVLYSVYSEENRMDKITVIDSTVNFIDQRLDILQEELNGVENVLKQFKIKNELISDVDTKAGLIDGKFNTAESGIEEQNFQLEMINDVLEKLKKGGYSIVPNSSLINDENYTLLSTAYNSLVLARIHNLETAKPDNPIIINIESQISSAQINLVKSLQNLKSNILLSLKNIESKRNVYKNGIAKIPELQKNYQGIDRQENVKEQLFLFLLQKKEQMDIYRAGSSANSKLIDPAKCNYSPVKPKRALIWVFAIIAGLIIPILLISIFELFKNKIETKNEITDTIKSPIIGEIGHSRSDKNIVITKESRAAIAEQFRVMRTNLQFLIKNQKNGIITLTSSMSGEGKSFIAANLSMSLAITGSKILLMELDLRKPKISEMFAIPNISGYSNYMVDNSMSINDIIKATTFSENLFILNSGPIPPNPSELLMSSRTKQLFEELRKEFDYIIVDTAPVGLVTDAMVLSDVVDLSLYVVRLKYTFKNQLNIIRDIEESMKLGNLGLVVNDVKQGSNYGYGYGYGYGYGYGYGYGYGTDRSGYYDQEQSKHLNFFAKIRRLFKR from the coding sequence ATGAATTCTTCTATTGAGAAGCAAAATAGCATCGAATTAAAAACTATTTTTTATAAGTATTTTAGATATTGGTATATTATCATCGCATTTCTTATTTTGGCGTTAACTATTACCCATTATTATTTAAAATACAGTACACCAATCTTTGAAATAAATAGTAGACTTTTAGTAAATTCAAATACTAATTCTTCTGGTGGACTTCAAGGAACTCAAGAAGTGTTTTCAAATTTGGGGGCAGGTATTAATGCAGTTCCCAATCTTGCGGATGAGATTGAAATAATAAAGACCCGCTATATGATTGGTAAGGTCGTAGATTCTTTGAAATTAAACATTACATATATAGTTCATGGAAATATCAAAACGAGTGAATTATATGATAAATCACCACTAAAAATACACCTTGTTAGTCCAATTGATAGTTTTCAATATAGTTCTGTCCCGATTCAATTAGAAGAAAAGACCTGGCAAAAACAATTTTTTATTACAAAAAATGATAATGAAAAATTGGCTTATAATTACTATGATACAATTCATTATAAAAACTTAACCTTTTATTGTACCCCCAATGTTATCTTTGGCCATTTTGAACAGCAAATGAATGTCGAAATCAATACAAGAGATAACGCTATAGATGGTTATTTGAATGCTGTTAATGTTACTCAGCTTGATGCTGCTTCAGTCTTAAAAATGACAATGCAAAGTCCTGTTCCTAAAAAAGGTGAAGACATATTAAATGTACTATACTCTGTATATTCAGAAGAAAATAGAATGGACAAGATCACAGTCATTGATAGTACTGTAAATTTCATTGATCAGCGTTTGGATATTTTACAGGAAGAGTTAAATGGGGTTGAAAATGTACTAAAACAATTTAAAATTAAAAACGAACTTATATCAGATGTTGATACTAAGGCTGGGTTGATTGATGGAAAATTTAACACTGCGGAGTCAGGTATTGAAGAACAGAATTTTCAATTGGAAATGATAAATGATGTTTTAGAAAAACTAAAAAAAGGAGGTTATTCTATTGTTCCCAATTCATCTTTGATTAATGATGAAAATTATACATTATTATCTACTGCATATAATTCATTAGTATTGGCAAGAATCCATAATTTGGAAACTGCTAAACCAGATAATCCTATAATTATTAATATAGAAAGTCAAATATCAAGTGCACAAATAAATTTGGTAAAGTCTCTTCAAAATTTAAAAAGTAATATATTATTAAGTTTAAAAAATATAGAAAGTAAGAGAAATGTTTACAAAAACGGTATTGCCAAAATACCCGAATTACAAAAAAATTATCAAGGTATTGATCGTCAAGAAAATGTAAAAGAGCAATTATTTTTGTTTTTGTTACAAAAGAAAGAGCAGATGGATATTTATAGAGCTGGTTCTTCTGCAAATTCTAAATTAATTGATCCTGCAAAATGTAATTACTCGCCTGTTAAACCAAAACGTGCATTGATTTGGGTGTTTGCTATTATAGCAGGTTTAATTATTCCTATTTTATTGATATCGATATTTGAGTTATTTAAAAATAAAATAGAGACAAAAAATGAAATAACTGACACAATTAAGAGTCCTATAATTGGAGAAATAGGACATAGTAGAAGTGATAAAAATATAGTAATAACCAAAGAATCCCGTGCTGCTATTGCAGAACAGTTCAGAGTAATGCGTACTAACTTACAATTTCTTATCAAAAATCAAAAAAATGGAATTATAACATTAACATCTAGTATGAGTGGAGAAGGTAAGTCTTTCATCGCTGCAAATTTGTCTATGTCTTTAGCAATTACAGGAAGTAAAATACTATTAATGGAGTTGGATTTGCGAAAGCCTAAAATTTCTGAAATGTTCGCAATACCTAATATTAGTGGCTATAGTAACTACATGGTTGATAATTCAATGTCTATAAATGATATTATTAAAGCAACCACATTTTCAGAAAACTTATTTATCCTTAATTCAGGACCAATACCACCAAATCCTTCAGAATTATTAATGAGTAGTAGAACAAAGCAATTGTTTGAAGAATTAAGAAAAGAGTTTGATTATATAATTGTTGATACCGCACCAGTAGGTTTAGTAACAGACGCAATGGTTCTATCTGATGTTGTGGACTTAAGTTTGTATGTGGTTAGATTGAAATATACTTTCAAAAATCAATTAAATATTATTCGTGATATTGAAGAAAGCATGAAATTAGGAAATTTAGGATTAGTAGTTAATGACGTAAAACAAGGAAGTAATTATGGCTATGGTTATGGTTATGGTTATGGTTATGGTTATGGTTATGGTTATGGCTACGGGACGGATAGGAGTGGATATTATGATCAAGAACAAAGTAAACATTTAAACTTTTTTGCTAAAATAAGACGTTTATTTAAACGATAG
- a CDS encoding polysaccharide biosynthesis/export family protein — translation MVSVLFILSLSSCYSTKKYAYLQDLSADTSINKVVIKQADFLLKIQPDDIIGIDVLSSNPAAAAPFNINNITSIGGYNNNGMDAQPLKSSPPSSSINIGNAQGGYLVDRDGYINFPVIGQMKVAGLTLMYFRDSLISILRNKYITDATVNVKLLNGGALVYGEVSAPSRIGLTREKTSIYDALVLAGDMTPIAKRKDILLVRENNGIKYVHHLDMTNSKIINSEFYYLKQNDMVYVPPTKEKALINDNTTFRITNYLFTAISLISLIIAVSK, via the coding sequence ATGGTTTCAGTATTATTTATTTTGTCGTTAAGTTCCTGCTATTCTACCAAAAAATATGCTTATTTGCAAGATTTGTCCGCAGATACTTCTATAAATAAAGTAGTTATCAAGCAAGCTGATTTTTTACTTAAAATACAACCAGATGATATCATTGGCATAGATGTATTGAGTTCTAATCCTGCGGCGGCTGCGCCTTTTAACATTAATAATATTACAAGTATTGGGGGGTATAATAATAATGGGATGGATGCTCAGCCGTTAAAGTCATCTCCACCTAGTAGTTCAATTAATATTGGAAATGCACAGGGAGGTTATTTAGTCGATAGAGATGGTTATATTAATTTTCCAGTTATTGGCCAAATGAAGGTTGCTGGTTTAACATTAATGTATTTTAGAGATTCTTTAATATCTATTTTAAGAAATAAATATATTACAGATGCTACAGTTAATGTGAAGTTACTTAATGGAGGAGCTTTAGTTTATGGAGAAGTAAGTGCTCCAAGTAGAATTGGATTAACAAGGGAAAAAACGTCTATATACGATGCATTAGTATTAGCTGGAGATATGACACCAATTGCAAAAAGAAAAGATATTCTTCTAGTAAGAGAAAATAATGGGATAAAATACGTACATCATCTTGATATGACGAACTCTAAAATTATTAATTCCGAGTTTTATTATTTGAAACAAAATGATATGGTTTATGTTCCTCCGACAAAAGAAAAGGCCCTAATTAATGATAACACAACCTTTCGTATAACGAATTATTTATTTACTGCAATAAGTTTAATTTCATTAATCATCGCAGTTTCCAAATAA
- the ruvB gene encoding Holliday junction branch migration DNA helicase RuvB codes for MPNPNLHPQDNSSSAADKEFENSIRPKEIEQFSGQPQLIENLRIFIKAAKIRGEALDHTLFHGPPGLGKTTLSRIVANEMGVNIKETSGPVIEKPGDLAGLLTSLEANDVLFIDEIHRLSTVVEEYLYAAMEDFHIDIMIDSGPNARSIQLNINPFTLVGATTRSGLLSAPLLSRFGIKSRLDYYNADVLKKILERSAAILNTPITEDAAFEIARRSRGTPRIANGLLRRVRDFAQVLNDGQIDLGITQHALKALNVDENGLDEMDNRVLSTIIEKFKGGPVGITTIATAVGEEAGTLEEVYEPFLIQEGFIQRTPRGREATLKAYQHLKKTPPGGKNGILF; via the coding sequence ATGCCGAACCCCAATTTACATCCGCAAGATAATTCTTCGTCCGCAGCAGACAAGGAATTTGAAAATAGTATTCGTCCCAAAGAAATTGAACAATTCTCGGGACAGCCTCAATTGATTGAAAATCTGCGTATTTTTATCAAGGCTGCAAAGATCCGTGGTGAAGCATTGGATCATACTTTGTTTCATGGACCTCCCGGCTTAGGAAAAACAACACTTTCTCGCATTGTTGCGAATGAAATGGGCGTTAATATCAAAGAGACCTCTGGTCCTGTAATTGAAAAACCAGGAGATTTGGCGGGACTTCTTACTAGCTTGGAGGCAAATGATGTGCTTTTTATTGATGAAATACATCGATTAAGCACTGTAGTGGAAGAATATTTGTATGCAGCGATGGAGGATTTCCATATCGATATTATGATTGATTCCGGTCCGAATGCGCGCAGTATTCAATTGAATATCAATCCGTTTACCTTAGTTGGAGCAACTACTCGAAGTGGACTTTTATCCGCTCCACTCCTTTCTCGTTTCGGTATTAAATCTCGTTTGGATTATTACAATGCAGATGTTTTGAAAAAAATATTGGAACGTAGTGCTGCCATTCTTAATACTCCAATCACAGAAGATGCTGCATTTGAAATTGCGCGTCGTAGTCGAGGTACACCGAGAATTGCAAATGGACTTTTGCGTCGTGTACGTGATTTTGCACAGGTTTTAAATGATGGACAAATTGATTTGGGCATCACGCAACATGCATTGAAAGCTTTAAATGTAGACGAAAATGGTTTGGATGAAATGGACAATCGTGTACTTTCTACGATTATCGAAAAATTCAAAGGTGGTCCTGTGGGAATTACGACCATCGCAACGGCTGTAGGTGAAGAAGCTGGTACGTTAGAAGAAGTATACGAGCCATTTTTGATCCAAGAGGGTTTTATTCAACGCACTCCTAGAGGTCGTGAAGCTACATTAAAAGCGTATCAACATTTGAAAAAAACACCTCCCGGAGGAAAAAACGGAATCTTATTTTAA